The following DNA comes from Flavisolibacter ginsenosidimutans.
AACGGAAAAACCCTTCTGGTTAAAGGCCCGCAACCTTCTTTCTGGCGTGCGCCAACCGATAACGACATTGGCGCCGGCTTCAACAAATCGCTGCGCATGTGGCGCAATGCTTATGAGCAAGGAAAAATATTGGAAGCAAAAGCATCGCAAAAAGAAGACGGGACCTGTGAACTTGTTTTCCGTAAAAGCCTTTTGAATGGCGATGCGGAAACAAAGCAAACATTTACGCTGTTCGGTGATGGCACGGTCAAGGTTGACGTAAGCCTTTTGGCCATTAAAGGAAAATATCCCTTGCTGATGCGCATGGGAACTGATCTGCAGGCAGTGAAGTTATACGGCAACATCCAATGGTACGGCCGCGGCCCCTGGGAAAATTACTGGGACCGAAAATCGGCGTCGCTGGTGGGACTCTACAAACAAACCATTGACGAACAATATTTTTCCTATGCTCGTCCGCAGGAAAGCGGCAATAAAAGCGACGTGCGGTGGGCTGCATTCACTGATAAAAAAGGCAAAGGGTTTAAGATCGTTTTTGCAGGTAGTTTATTGAATGTTTCGGCACTGCCTTACAGTCTTGATGACCTTGACCCCGAAGCCGACAAAAAGCAATACCACTCCGGTGAGCTGACCAAACGTGATACAATTTACCTGCACGTTGACCTGCAGCAAACCGGCTTGCAGGGAATGGATAGTTGGGGCTCGTGGCCACTGGAACAGTATCGCATTCCGTATAAAAACCAGCAATACAGTTACTGGATTGTGCCGCTGAAGTAGAAGAGGTAGATTCTTCTGTTGGATAAAACTCTCGCTGGTGAAACCGGTGCGTAACAGAAAGCTTTGGCAAATCCGATAACCTTCGATAAAGCATTCCGCTTTACTATTTCTTGTCCTGCACTATTGCTACAACCTGTGCAAATACCCAATCGTCTGATTGAACTCTTGAGAAAATTTAGAAATCAACACATCTTAATAAAAAAAGAAAAAACTTTTTAAAATTTTAATGAAAGTTTGATATCTTGTCGAAAATTTCACGGTTTATTCATTTGTTTTTAACAACTACTGCATGGCGAAAAAAGCTGCTTATAAACGAAACATCATCAAGCAACTTTACTTTGGTAGCCCGCTTTCCTGTGCCGACATCAGCGTTTTAACGGACAAAAGCCTTCCTGTGGCGGCAAAGGTTTTGAACGAGTTGATCGAGGAAGGCAGCGTTGTTGAAACCGGCTATGCTTCTTCAACCGGTGGGCGCCGGCCGGCAACCTATTCGCTCCGTCCCGACCTGATGTACGTGGTATCAGTGGCGATGGATCAATTGATTTGCCGCATGGCGGTGGTGAACATGCACAACCAAATTGTTGGCGATGTAGAGAAGATTGAACTGACGCTTCCCAACAATCCCAATTCGCTCAAAGAATTAAAAGAACACCTTCAAAACTTTATCGCCAATGCCGGTGTTCCCAAAGAAAAAATTGCGGGTGTGGGCATTGGCATGCCCGGCTTCGTGGACGTAAAAAAAGGAGTGAACCACTCTTTTTTGAAATCGAACGAGGGAGACATTGTTAGCTTTTTGGAAGCCGGACTCGATTTGCCGGTTGTAATTGACAACGACTCCAGCCTGATTGCGCTGGCCGAACTGCGGCTTGGCGCCGCCAGGAACAAAGAAACCGCGATGGTCATTAACATAAGTTGGGGCGTTGGTCTCGGAATGATCCTCAACGGAAAATTGTTTCGGGGCTTCAACGGCTTTGCCGGTGAGTTTAGCCACATTCCGCTTTTCACCAACAACAAAATGTGCAGTTGCGGCAAAAGCGGTTGCCTCGAAACGGAAACGTCACTTTTGGTGATTGTTGAAAAGGCCAGGCAGGGCATTAATGCAGGGAAGCTTACAGGCCTTAAAAACCTGTCTTTTGAACACCCGGAAGAGACGGCCAATGCCATCATTGAGGCCGCAGTAAAAGGCGACAAGTTTGCCGTGGAGCTTTTTTCAGAAATTGGTTACAACATTGGCCGCGGCGTGGCCATTCTCATTCATTTGCTAAATCCCGAGCTTGTGGTGCTCAGCGGCCGCGGTTCCGGCGCCGGAAAATTATGGCTGGCGCCTATTCAACAGGCCATTAACGAGCACTGCATTCCCAAGATTGCCGAGAACACAACGGTGCAGGTTTCCGTCCTTGGACACCAGGCGGAGATCATTGGCGCTGCGGCTCTCGTCATGGAAAACTTTGATTCGTTAAATACCCTCCCTGATAAATCTTCAGTTGATCATTTGCTTGCTTAAAAACCAACCTCAATACATCTTAAAATTTAAAATCACACTGCAATGAAAAAAGTGACCTCGCGGTTCTTGCTTTGCCTGTTGCTGAGTTTTTGTGTAGGCCTTGTGTCAGCACAACAAAAAAAAGTAACGGGTACGGTAAAGGATGAAAAAGGCAATCCCGTTGCCGGCGCTACTTACCACATCAAAGGCACCAACATTTCCGGCGCTACCGATGACAACGGAAACTTCATCGTTAATGTAAACGGCGCCAACGCCGTACTGGAATTTACCTCGGTTAATTTCAACGCCAAGGAAGTGGCCGTTGGGCAAAACAATGCGTTAAACGTTACGCTGGAAAGCAAAGCCGGCAGCCTGAACGAAGTTGTAGTGACGGCGCTCGGTGTGAGCAAACAAAACAAACGCCTGGGTTATGCGGTTACCACCGTAAAAGGCGATGAACTGACACGCACCAATACCGTCAACCCCATTACGGCCCTGCAGGGAAAAGTTGCGGGTGTAAACATCAACGTCATGTCGGCCGGCGGCGTACAAACTTCTCCCTTCATTCAAATCCGCGGCGCCAAAGTGTTGGGCAAGCCTGGGCAAAATTCCAACCAGCCCATTTTTGTGGTGGATGGAACCGTTATGGAAAACAACGTTTTTGATGCGGACAATCCGGACGGTGGTTCGCAACTGAAAAACCTCAACCCCGACGATTATGAATCCATTACCGTGTTGAAAGGCGCGGCGGCTACAACCTTATATGGTTCACGCGGCATCAACGGCGCCATTGTTATCGTTACCAAAAAAGGACGAGCCGGACAAGGTTTGGGCATTGAATTCAACTCTACTTACCAAACGCAGGATATTTACCAGGCACCAATGGCTTTCCAAAACCTTTACGGTCAGGGAAGCTGGTCGGCAGCCGAAGGCAATTTCCGTCCGGACGGAACCATGATTCAAACCATGGGAAGCTGGGGGCCAAGAATGGACGGCAGCCTGCACCCGGCCGTTTCCAATTACGACAAAAAAGTTCCGTATTCACCCCAGCCCGATAACTGGAAGATTTTTTACCAGAACGGCAAGTACGTGAACAACAACATAGCGCTGAGTGGCGGCTCCGATAAATTCGGCTACCGTTTTTCTTACTCCAATAACTATACGAAAGGCATGTTGCCGCACAACGACCTGCGCCGCAACGCCTTTGATTTTAAAATGAACGGGCAGTTGAACAAAGTGTTTTCAACGGAGTTTGGTTTGGCTTATGCCAATACCGGCGCCCGCAATTTTTACTCGCAGGGCCGGTACTTCTACAGCGGTGGACAGAACCTTGGTTTTAACACCTATTACCTGCCGCGTAACATTGACACGAAAGATTGGTACGCCACGTACAGGGCAGCAGACAACACGGCTGACTATACCCATGCTTACGGAAACCTTTCCGCGGTTGTGAACGCCTTCTCCCGCTTTGACAAAAACAATTTTTACCGTAACGAAAATTCACTCATTGGGTTTACGCAGTTAAAAGCGCAAGTAGCGCCCTGGCTTGATTTCTCGGCAAGAGCGAATGTGAATTATTACAAAATCTCCACCGAAGAGAAAGACCTTGGTAACGATACTTACAACAAGGGTGGATATTACGGCGTTGGCGGAAGCTATTCAACCGACTACACCTTGTTGTTCATGGGCCATGCCACCAAAGCACTCATGCACGATGATTTGACGGCAGACTTCCGCCTGGTGAACGAAATTTACGGCAACCGTTTGGGCGAATCGTACAGTGCTCATACAAACGGCGGCCTGAGCGTACCCAATCAATTCTTTCTCGGAAATTCGGTCAACAATATTCAAAGTGCGTACGCTTACAGCCTGAATAAACCCTCAAAGCTGACGGTGGGTTTGGCGGGCATCTTAAACCTGAATTACAAACGCTTTCTGAACCTTGAGATCACGGGGCGGAACGATTGGCTAAGTACACTTACTTACCCGTATGCGGTAATTGGCGGGCAGAACAACTACACCGTTTTCTATCCTTCCGTCAACGCTTCGTATTCGTTTTACGATCACTTGCAGAAAAGCATGCCTTCCTGGCTTTCTTCCGGACGTGTACGGGCATCGCTTGCCTACGTGGGCAACTCGGGTATTGCAGGTGCTTACGCAACGGGAAGCGGTTATGTTCCGGCCACCATCTACAACCAGAACGGACAGTCGGTGGGGGTGGCAACACAATACCGCGCCAACATCAAACCAAACCTGAACCTGAAACCGCAAGTACAGCGCTCTATCGAACTGGGTACTGCTTTTGGAATGTTTAACGAACGACTGAACGTTGATTTTGCCTGGTATAAAACCAACACCTTCGACCAGCTTCTGGAACTTGGCGGTGTTCCTGAAACCGGCTACAACACGGTCTTTGTCAATGCGGGCAACATTCAAAACAAAGGATGGGAATTGTTGTTGAGCGGCTCACCCATCCGCAACAAAAACTGGGGACTTGACCTGAGCGTAAACATGGCGCAAAACCGCAGCAAGATTGTGGAATTTGGAAACAACATTAAAGAATGGGAACTGAGCGGCGGCTACGATGGCGCCAACGTGTACGCTTACGAAGGCGGCGATTTTGGCGTGCTTGTATCCGATTCTTGGGCCTCCATCAAACACGACGCAAAGACAGGATTGCCACTGGTTACCGTTGGCGGCAGAAACACCAGCACCAACACACTTGACAAACGTGATTTTCAACTGTACGAATACGTGTACAATTCCGACGCCGACGGCCGCGCAAAAATCGGAAAGGTAGAACCTACCCTTACGGGCGGTGTTACCGGTACGCTGCGCTACAAAAACTTCTCTTTGTTTACGCAGGTTGACGGACGGTTTGGCGGCTGGGTTTATTCCGAAGCGCTCAACTACGCGATGGCGCAAGGCACACCCGAAGCCACGCTTCAGTTTAGAGACGCGGAACACGGCGGCGTGGCCCGTACGGACTCGTACAACGGCAAAACGCGTTATGATGGCGCCATTCCGAACGTGGTGTTTGCGCAAGGAGAAAAGAGCCCTCTTCGTCCGGGTACCGATATCGGCGGCATGACCTTCCGCGAGGCTTACGACAAAGGGTTGGTTGAACCCTGGAAAGCTTCGGCTTACTACGTGTACTCCTTTGGCTGGGGCACAAACGTCAACAGCATAAACAACATCAGCACGGCCAAAAACTCATGGGTTATGTTGCGTGAGATTTCCTTGGGCTATCGCCTTCCGGCCAATATTTTGGGACATACATTTTTGAAAGGAGCCCGCATCAGCGTATCGGCCCGCAACATTGGTTATTTGTACAAAACACTGCCCGGCGGACAGAATCCTGAAGCGTTGCAAAGCAACGATCCCTTCCGTCCGTACATCACCGGCGGCGTTCCTTTCTCCCGCAGCTATTCGGCTACGTTGAACATTTCTCTCTAACAAAACTTCAATTCAAAAGCAATGAAAAAAATCAATAAATATGTTTTGGGGTTGTTGACGGTTGCGGCACTCTCACAATCGTGCAAGAAAACCATGATTGAGATGAACACCAATCCCAACCTCCTGAACGATGCTGCGCCGGAGTACCTGTTTACCGGTGCGACGCAGGACCTGGGCATGGGCTCACGTGACAGAACCGCAAAGAAATACGGAACCACCATGACTTGGATGCAGTACGTGGTGCCCGAAGGCATTAGCTCCGACGCCCTGACGAAATATTATTGGAAATCGTCAACGGCGCCCACGCAAGGGCCGGTTCCGGGTTTCCCGTATTACGATGATTATTTCAGCAGCGTGGGACGCGACATGAACCGCATCATCGAGAAAATTGACAACATGCCCGCCGCCGATAAAGATCGCTACAAAGGCTTGCGTGCCGTTTGCCAAACGGTGGACGTGTTTCACGCCTGGCGGGTGGCCGATATTTACGGCGCCCTGCCTTACAGCCAGGCTTTTCAACCAGAAAAATACCCCCTGCCGGCGTATGATTACAACTGGGACCTGTACAAGGTTTTTGACGCAAAGCTGAAAGCCGCGGCAACGGCACTGGCAGCCGCAGGAGCAGACCAGTTAGTGTTGGGTAACCAGGATATGTTTTACGGCGGCGATTACAGCAAATGGCTGGGATTTGCCAACAGTTTGCGTATTAAGATTGCGCAGCGTTACGAGAAAAGAGACCCGGCACAACTGGCGTCGGTCTTGACGGACATTGCCGCAAATTTTGGCGGAAAGATCATGGCTGCCAACGACGGTTCGTTTGCTGTGAACAACACAAGAGACTGGAACAACAACGTGGACGACATCAACGTCATCCTGTTTAGCTACAACGCTTCTTTTCCTTTTGTTGAACACCTGAAAGCAACTGCCGACCCGCGCATCAAATTCATGCTTCGCGAAAACGACATGGGCGCCAATTCGAAGCAATACAGAAGAGTGCAGCAGTTGGGCACGGCGCAAGCGCAAGCCGACTTGCTGCTCCCCGAAAACAACGTGCGTTACTGGGGTAAACACGCAACGCCGGAATCAGCCGGAAATACAAGCTACGGCGCGACAGGCGGCAACCGTTTCAAAACCTTCAACCTGACGGGAACAAACGGCAACCAGACGCTTGGTTTTCAATCGGCCATTCAATCGCGTTTGTTCATCAAGAACGGCGGCTTTGGTGGTTTTGATGCCCGTTCTTCCAAAGACTTGATGCACGACGACGAAACCTACGTTGACGGATCAACCATCAAGATGAAAACCTATTTGATTTCTTATCCCGATGTGTGCTTTATGATGGCGGAGATTGCGGCCAAAGGCGGAAACGGTCTTGGCAAATCGGCTGAAGAATGGTACCGCGCAGGCATTGCCGCTTCCTTTGATTTGTACAAAACGATGGCCGTGGCAACGGGGGTGCCCAATGCCAGCGCCGTTACACTGGGAACCTTTGCCACTACCGTTCCTTACCAGGGACTGCCCAGCATCTACACACAGGAATGGGTAAATAATTTATTAACTCCCGACGAAGCCTGGGCTACGTGGAAGCGCACCGGTTACCCGCAATTTACCGACGTGCGCCCCGGCAGCAACGGACAGATTGGGACGAGCAGCATTGCCTATTTGGAAAACCTCTGGGACGGCAGCGAGAACCTGCAGATCGTCCGTCGTGATGCGCTGAGAATGACCTCCAGCCTGAACCAACAGAATTACGTGACAGCCGTCGAAACACAAAAAACAAAAGATCCTTCCTACGGCGTTTCGGCCACCGATACGAAGGGCCGCATCTGGTGGGACAAGCAATAACCGGTGTTTACGCTTGCCTTCGGGTACATTGTTACAAACAGTCAATTCTCATATAAGCAATCAAAAATCAACGGCCCCTATTTCTATGGGGGCCATTTTTTCAAACAGCCTATTTGTAGATGAAACGGTTTCTTGTTTTTCTTGTCTTTTCGGTGTGCGCATTTGGGGCAAAGGCTTCCGACACGCTGCACGTGGTGACACACAACCGTGTAACCGTTGTTACCGATCCGTCGAAAGGGTTTAACGCCTACAAGCGTTGGGGCATTTTCCCCTCGCCAAATACACCCATACGAAAAATAATCTTGCACGTTCGTTTCGGTTGTCCCGACAGCCTGCGTTGCGCCGATTGGGATTACAAAGACCATATCACCCTGCGGCGTAAAGGCGGCGTGAACGGCCTTTCGCAAGACTATGAAATTGCCCGTATGCTTACGCCTTACGGTGGCGCCTTCGGCAAGGACTGGACCTTCAATTGGGAAGTGGACGTTACCGATTTTAGCCTTCTGCTTCGCGACAGCGTGGAGATTGAATACAACCACACCGGCTGGGAGCCAAACAACGACCGCGGCTGGGCGGTAACACTCGACTTTGAAATCGTCAAAGGCAAGCCCGCATCGGAGCCCGTTTCCATTCAAAAAATTTACGACAACAGTTACCGCTACGGCGACAGCAGCAACAACATTGAAAACGCATTAAAACCCGTTTCCTTCACCGCAAACAAAGGAGTGGATTTTGCACGGCTTCGCGTAGTGCAAACCGGTCACGGAATGGACAATCCCGACGGCTGTGGTGAGTTTTGCAACAAGACGAGACAAATTTTTTTCGACGGTAAGCTGGTTAACACGAAGGCAATCTGGAAAGAATGCGGCGACAATCCTTTGTACCCGCAGGCCGGCACCTGGATTTACGACCGCGCAAATTGGTGTCCCGGAAATTTAATGCAGCCCGATGTGTTTGACCTGAAACTTGCGCCGGATAAAGAACATACCGTTGACATCAACATGCAGCCTTATGTTTCCACCAATCCCAGTGCCGACGAAGTGATTTCTGCTTACCTCATTCAATACAAAAAAGCGGCCTCGAAAAACGATGCGCAGTTGGTGGACATCATTAATCCTTCTTTAAAAGACGCTTACCGGCGCCAAAATCCTTCGGGCCTGCAGCCAAAAATGATTGTCCGGAACATGGGTTCGGAAGCAATCAAAAGCCTATCGGTGCGCTACGGCGCAAAAGGTTTTGCAAAAAAAAATTACCGTTGGAAAGGTATTCTCCAACCATCATCCGTTGACACAATTTCGCTGCCCGGCACAATTGAAAGCAAGGCCGGAACAAATGAATTTGAAGCAGAACTTTCGCAACCCAACGGAAAGAAAGACGGCTTTGCCGACGATAACAAATTGACGTCGGCATTTGAAGCCGTTCCAAAACACG
Coding sequences within:
- a CDS encoding peptide-N-glycosidase F-related protein, producing the protein MKRFLVFLVFSVCAFGAKASDTLHVVTHNRVTVVTDPSKGFNAYKRWGIFPSPNTPIRKIILHVRFGCPDSLRCADWDYKDHITLRRKGGVNGLSQDYEIARMLTPYGGAFGKDWTFNWEVDVTDFSLLLRDSVEIEYNHTGWEPNNDRGWAVTLDFEIVKGKPASEPVSIQKIYDNSYRYGDSSNNIENALKPVSFTANKGVDFARLRVVQTGHGMDNPDGCGEFCNKTRQIFFDGKLVNTKAIWKECGDNPLYPQAGTWIYDRANWCPGNLMQPDVFDLKLAPDKEHTVDINMQPYVSTNPSADEVISAYLIQYKKAASKNDAQLVDIINPSLKDAYRRQNPSGLQPKMIVRNMGSEAIKSLSVRYGAKGFAKKNYRWKGILQPSSVDTISLPGTIESKAGTNEFEAELSQPNGKKDGFADDNKLTSAFEAVPKHDSVLVVYLLTNNQPSQTAYTLINSEGKIVRQRSFGSLQANTVYRDTVRLSNGSYQFKLLDSANNGLEFWANSRGGRGKARLLNGKGEIIKNFEADFGSYVQYDFAVGEPAEPITAQTSFGLYPTRTNDKTTFDYSANYPEDVLVKIVTDPGDVVVEEHKYLQVKEGTFVYDLSRFPKGRFYLKVFINGQEMFKKRIRLKE
- a CDS encoding SusC/RagA family TonB-linked outer membrane protein, yielding MKKVTSRFLLCLLLSFCVGLVSAQQKKVTGTVKDEKGNPVAGATYHIKGTNISGATDDNGNFIVNVNGANAVLEFTSVNFNAKEVAVGQNNALNVTLESKAGSLNEVVVTALGVSKQNKRLGYAVTTVKGDELTRTNTVNPITALQGKVAGVNINVMSAGGVQTSPFIQIRGAKVLGKPGQNSNQPIFVVDGTVMENNVFDADNPDGGSQLKNLNPDDYESITVLKGAAATTLYGSRGINGAIVIVTKKGRAGQGLGIEFNSTYQTQDIYQAPMAFQNLYGQGSWSAAEGNFRPDGTMIQTMGSWGPRMDGSLHPAVSNYDKKVPYSPQPDNWKIFYQNGKYVNNNIALSGGSDKFGYRFSYSNNYTKGMLPHNDLRRNAFDFKMNGQLNKVFSTEFGLAYANTGARNFYSQGRYFYSGGQNLGFNTYYLPRNIDTKDWYATYRAADNTADYTHAYGNLSAVVNAFSRFDKNNFYRNENSLIGFTQLKAQVAPWLDFSARANVNYYKISTEEKDLGNDTYNKGGYYGVGGSYSTDYTLLFMGHATKALMHDDLTADFRLVNEIYGNRLGESYSAHTNGGLSVPNQFFLGNSVNNIQSAYAYSLNKPSKLTVGLAGILNLNYKRFLNLEITGRNDWLSTLTYPYAVIGGQNNYTVFYPSVNASYSFYDHLQKSMPSWLSSGRVRASLAYVGNSGIAGAYATGSGYVPATIYNQNGQSVGVATQYRANIKPNLNLKPQVQRSIELGTAFGMFNERLNVDFAWYKTNTFDQLLELGGVPETGYNTVFVNAGNIQNKGWELLLSGSPIRNKNWGLDLSVNMAQNRSKIVEFGNNIKEWELSGGYDGANVYAYEGGDFGVLVSDSWASIKHDAKTGLPLVTVGGRNTSTNTLDKRDFQLYEYVYNSDADGRAKIGKVEPTLTGGVTGTLRYKNFSLFTQVDGRFGGWVYSEALNYAMAQGTPEATLQFRDAEHGGVARTDSYNGKTRYDGAIPNVVFAQGEKSPLRPGTDIGGMTFREAYDKGLVEPWKASAYYVYSFGWGTNVNSINNISTAKNSWVMLREISLGYRLPANILGHTFLKGARISVSARNIGYLYKTLPGGQNPEALQSNDPFRPYITGGVPFSRSYSATLNISL
- a CDS encoding SusD/RagB family nutrient-binding outer membrane lipoprotein; its protein translation is MKKINKYVLGLLTVAALSQSCKKTMIEMNTNPNLLNDAAPEYLFTGATQDLGMGSRDRTAKKYGTTMTWMQYVVPEGISSDALTKYYWKSSTAPTQGPVPGFPYYDDYFSSVGRDMNRIIEKIDNMPAADKDRYKGLRAVCQTVDVFHAWRVADIYGALPYSQAFQPEKYPLPAYDYNWDLYKVFDAKLKAAATALAAAGADQLVLGNQDMFYGGDYSKWLGFANSLRIKIAQRYEKRDPAQLASVLTDIAANFGGKIMAANDGSFAVNNTRDWNNNVDDINVILFSYNASFPFVEHLKATADPRIKFMLRENDMGANSKQYRRVQQLGTAQAQADLLLPENNVRYWGKHATPESAGNTSYGATGGNRFKTFNLTGTNGNQTLGFQSAIQSRLFIKNGGFGGFDARSSKDLMHDDETYVDGSTIKMKTYLISYPDVCFMMAEIAAKGGNGLGKSAEEWYRAGIAASFDLYKTMAVATGVPNASAVTLGTFATTVPYQGLPSIYTQEWVNNLLTPDEAWATWKRTGYPQFTDVRPGSNGQIGTSSIAYLENLWDGSENLQIVRRDALRMTSSLNQQNYVTAVETQKTKDPSYGVSATDTKGRIWWDKQ
- a CDS encoding ROK family protein — translated: MAKKAAYKRNIIKQLYFGSPLSCADISVLTDKSLPVAAKVLNELIEEGSVVETGYASSTGGRRPATYSLRPDLMYVVSVAMDQLICRMAVVNMHNQIVGDVEKIELTLPNNPNSLKELKEHLQNFIANAGVPKEKIAGVGIGMPGFVDVKKGVNHSFLKSNEGDIVSFLEAGLDLPVVIDNDSSLIALAELRLGAARNKETAMVINISWGVGLGMILNGKLFRGFNGFAGEFSHIPLFTNNKMCSCGKSGCLETETSLLVIVEKARQGINAGKLTGLKNLSFEHPEETANAIIEAAVKGDKFAVELFSEIGYNIGRGVAILIHLLNPELVVLSGRGSGAGKLWLAPIQQAINEHCIPKIAENTTVQVSVLGHQAEIIGAAALVMENFDSLNTLPDKSSVDHLLA